A single Saccopteryx bilineata isolate mSacBil1 chromosome 7, mSacBil1_pri_phased_curated, whole genome shotgun sequence DNA region contains:
- the LOC136311183 gene encoding LOW QUALITY PROTEIN: ATPase PAAT-like (The sequence of the model RefSeq protein was modified relative to this genomic sequence to represent the inferred CDS: inserted 1 base in 1 codon), whose amino-acid sequence MSKYTTGSHVHRTAPAHSSSATKKCLSVRKLRLPAWRWQAETGDGRLTRCPILASSWGAACGALDQSLGVTGAGLSAXDLDWEELLAPPAPGRDLVVLKRRLNGQDESPCFLYLRCDPNGGEEIVSVGILSSARNMEMYMGEEYCGTSRGQNVCNVLENSEHEIIFYKNYLKLESFAIACKIKLLSFGEKQCVLVSKVVVQVRPVSAHSSGCPALGSRVDLERVQTIMESMGSKLSPGAQQLMSMVRVQQQHCRPLGEQLQSLLGNAAYQRVVDLWSSSASGAFPRSSSTPFPFRTGLTSGALTQDLKAYVDESAQPPGGGNVTKPEEYQIVPQNHSLPESDLKKAAPSSFPKRAGDSSGRPDSELLPLLQNLCGHINRLHVGPSPEWLGPLPKPSEGVVGAAMGEQPVCSYLEKILSKNMELMEKKLTDYIDQRVQKLQAHIDDKIALLTDLLRNPSPPPPGTPLRHCDSGEALSNGER is encoded by the exons ATGTCCAAATACACAACCGGTTCCCACGTGCACCGCACTGCGCCTGCGCACAGCTCCAGCGCTACGAAGAAGTGCTTATCAGTGCGCAAGCTCCGCCTCCCAG CCTGGAGGTGGCAGGCGGAGACTGGGGATGGGCGGTTGACCCGCTGCCCCATTCTGGCCTCTTCCTGGGGTGCCGCATGTGGGGCCCTAGACCAGAGCCTCGGTGTCACCGGAGCTGGTCTCAGCG CGGACTTGGACTGGGAAGAGCTGCTGGCGCCGCCTGCCCCGGG CCGGGATCTGGTGGTTTTGAAAAGGAGGCTGAACGGCCAGGATGAAAGCCCCTGCTTCCTCTACCTGAGATGCGACCCAAACGGAGGTGAAGAAATCGTTTCCGTTGGCATTTTAAGCTCAGCAAGAAATATGGAAATGTACATGGGAGAGGAgtactgtggaaccagtagggGTCAGAATGTTTGTAATGTTCTGGAGAACAG tgaacatgaaattattttctacaaaaattatttaaaactggaGTCCTTCGCTATTGCTTGTAAAATCAAG TTGCTCTCCTTTGGT gaaaagcagtgtgTGCTCGTCAGTAAAGTTGTGGTACAGGTGAGACCAGTGTCAGCACATTCTTCAGGTTGTCCTGCGTTAGGATCAAGGGTAGACCTGGAGAGGGTCCAAACCATCATGGAGTCCATGGGGTCCAAGTTGTCACCTGGAGCTCAGCAGCTGATGAGTATGGTTCGAGTTCAGCAGCAG CACTGCAGGCCCCTCGGCGAGCAGCTGCAGTCGCTTCTGGGAAATGCTGCATACCAGCGAGTGGTTGACCTGTGGTCGTCGTCTGCGTCGGGAGCCTTCCCCAGGTCATCCTCCACACCTTTTCCTTTTAGAACAGGACTGACTTCTGGGGCCCTGACTCAAGACTTAAAAGCTTACGTCGATGAAAGTGCACAGCCACCCGGTGGAGGAAATGTGACAAAGCCCGAAGAGTATCAAATTGTGCCGCAAAACCATTCCCTTCCTGAGAGTGATCTGAAGAAGGCAGCGCCTTCCTCCTTCCCAAAGAGAGCTGGCGACAGCTCAGGTAGACCGGACTCGGAGCTGCTGCCTCTCCTGCAGAATCTGTGCGGTCACATTAACCGTCTCCATGTGGGACCGAGCCCCGAGTGGCTGGGACCCCTCCCCAAGCCCAGTGAAGGCGTCGTCGGTGCTGC aaTGGGAGAGCAACCTGTTTGCTCCTACTTGGAAAagattctttctaaaaatatggaGCTGATGGAAAAGAAACTTACGGACTACATCGACCAGCGAGTACAGAAACTGCAGGCGCACATCGATGATAAGATCGCTTTGCTGACGGACCTGCTGCGGAaccccagccccccgccccccgggacGCCTCTGAGACACTGTGACTCCGGGGAAGCACTTTCGAATGGAGAAAGATAA